Within Helicoverpa zea isolate HzStark_Cry1AcR chromosome 17, ilHelZeax1.1, whole genome shotgun sequence, the genomic segment TGAACTACGCGAACAGCAGGCGCTCCACCGCTATCAAATGGATTATCGTGAACATCACGATCGTGTTGTTCTTTGTGTTTGACTTGTAAGTAAACGCTTCACACTAAACTCGTACCTCGTTATTCACAGACTTGCATGTGCACTCGTTACTCACATGCTTCATTTTACTGTGCGTATTCCACAGCAATAACTACATAATAGggtcaataatattattattaaacaatgTAACatgcatttttaaccgacttcaaaaaaggaggttctcaattcgaccgtattttttttttttttttttttttttttgtatgtttgttacgcgattactccgccagttattaatcgattttgatgattctttttttgtttgataggatatactcccgaggtggtcccatagtcatcaggtcaggatctgatgatggaaaccctgagaaatcgagggcaaccttcgaaagttgtaggcatacatagggtaaaaacttgacactcaggtgtacgcctaaaagcactattcaactgtgaagatttggagctgacctgatgatggagaccagagagggtcgagggaactcgacaactgaatatgtaaactacctcgtgtttgggcttaaattatttgtattgacaagacctttgcaacagtgaaggtttggagctgacctgatgatggagaccagagaaagtaagtcgagggaactcgacaactgaatatgtaaaatacctcgtatttggacttatattctttgtattgatgagaacttctcacttgtatggatagtgacaactattcgtatcactgaaaagctttaaataaaaaacttttttacaaaaaaattaaaccgacttcccaaaacactaaaaagcaaaaaaaaactatttttaggtgcatcggcctagaagtcggtggcaaaattaacttagtaacatccattagacaccgacttctaggccgatgcacctaaaaatagtttttttttgctttttagtgttttgggaagtcggtttaatttttttgtaaaaaagttttttatccatcacaaacatataaaaaaatgttagtaTAGATCTCCATAAAAGATGTACACATAATATGACGTATGACTTCAGTATGCAAAGGTATTATTGCTGCACTCTGTGAAAAGGTAGATGATGTTGATTCGTTCATTAGAGTAGAATGACAGCATGCAtaatttgttaataataatgaattaaatacatacatttattaatACATCCATTGTTTAAAtgctaaatatttatgtatctaaatatttttgaagtaaaagCAACGCTGCCACCTTCACAACATGGGTAGAATTACATAACGTAACAAGGCTGCGGCACCTGGTTACTTGCAtgccctgcaccataggttgaGTCACCCTTTACTCAGGGATAGTGGATAGTTTTAAGCTTTTAGGATATAAATACTTTATTGTTACATAGTTTAAATAattctgataaaaatatattttatatgggtATTTATTCAAGTATTCCCCAGTGCACACAGTCGGTCGATtgttttttacacgcttttatttaacttgcaatgtatgtttgtttgtccttctccgtgtgagaggaggcctgtgcccagcagtggggcgataaaaaaggctgaaaCAGAACAGATAACAGtatgtttgtttcttttttcatttGAGGTCGCGCAAGTGTCCCGGGCACACGCAGGCGCTGCACTACGCCGAGCTCTGCGCCGTCGCCGCGCTCTCCGCCAACGTGCTGCAGCACGCGCGGCGCCtcgcccgccccgcgccgccgccgccgccccccgcccgccccgcccgcgccgcgcgcgAGCCCGAGCCCGGCGCGCCGCTGTCGCCGCGCCGCGCGTGGCacaccgcgccgcccgccggcTCGCCCGACGCCGCCGAGCCcgccgcgcgcgcgccgcccgacCGCTTCATCGCCGAcgcggcggcgctggcggccTACCTGCGCGAGCACGAGGAGCGGTCGCGCGCGGAGCCGGCGGCGGGCGGctgggcgggcggcggcgcgacGCACTACGCGCTGTCGGCCGCGACGCCGGCGGCGGCGGACgcggcgccggccgcgcgcgCTCCGCACGTGTGGCGGCGCCTGCACCTGGACCCGCAGCGCCTGGAGCAGTGGAACCTGAACCTGCGCCTGTGGCTGCACGTGACCATCCTGCAGCGGCTGGTGCGCGAGCTGGACGCGGCGGAcgcggcgctggcggcggcgggGCTGGAGGCGCGGGTGGGCGGCGCCAGCGCGGAGCGGctgcgggcggcggcggccgcgcaCGCGCAGCTGCAGTCGCTGCCGCAGCTGCTCGCCTACCTGGAGCCCTTCGCCGACCAGCGCTACGTAGTGCAGCGCATCCGAGGTGCGTCACCTACACTTTTATTCATTGCTGTGTGAAAAAAATCCAACTGTTCATTACattaaatcccacccaaaacaaaaatgtgaaaggctgccaagttcgataatatggaaatgcttcgcctataaaagaagtgagatctgaataagtaccaagtaccatacaaatacctcagttaaaaatagttactttttaatgatgttacttggcaagttttcaaacaccttgttataaacctactaaacgcattgaatcaagtatataattttcttttaaaacttgTTGAGGCGTTGAGGCATTCAGTATTGGATGTGCCGCAGAGCTGGCGCAGGGCGGCTGCCTGAGCGCGTACCGCtggagcggcggcggcggcgactGGGACGACGCCAAGCCGTGCGACGCCGAGCTGCTGCTGCACCTGCTGGCCACGTACCTGGACGCGCAGCTGCCGGGCGGCGCCCGCGCGCGGCCCTTCAGCGCCGCGCACCTGtcggccgcgcccgcgccgccgccgcgcggaCCCTCCGCGCTGGCGCTGCACCGCCTGGCCGCGCGGCCGCCGCACTGGGCGCTGGCGCTGGGCGACGAGCTGGTGGAGCCGGCGCGCGGCCGCAACAACCTACTGCACGCGCTGCTGTTGTTCCTGgcggccgccgcccgcgccgaccCGCCCGCGCTGCGCCGGCTGCACCTCGGCCGCGCCGGCCTCAACATGCTGTGGATCATCGGCCGCTAGCCTCACCGGCCACCGACTCACCGAAATCCTCTAAATGctagtcttaaataaaataccaaactaTTTAACTATTCAATTATTTAAACCACATAGAGCCTTTCCCGCCCATCCCGCCTTCCCGAGCCGACTTTAGCAATCTTGGTGCCCCAGAGGAGTGTTTGGGCTCCCACACAAAACTGCGGTGCGATGCCGCCGTGTCGCAGTTTTGTGTTACCGTTTAGTATGACACTGGACAACCATACCTTCAAGTGTAGTCAGCTGTATTGGACGTGTTTTTATCCCGAATGCCCGCTAAGGATAAAaatgctattgcgattcaattttgacattgttGACTTAGGAGAATCGTGACCCTGTTATTGTTAAAtagatatgaaataaaaaaagggGCGTCACCAAGTACGCACACAGTCGTGTTCAAGTCACAAAAGTCTAATTAGTAGGTGTTTAATTATGAGATAGTTTATGTCACTAACAGATTTTCCAAGCTATACTCCAGTCAAACAAGGAATTTTGAACATATTCATAGTAGCAATAATACGTACTTATACGAACATAGTTCGATCgcagattacttaatagttagtTGGTTTGATATTATGTCCTTTTCGGAGATTATGCAATTGTACGAGAGCGTAAACTAGTGTCATTAGTCAAGACGCAATTGTTGTGGATAATTAACACAAAGGTAAAATTGTTTGGATGGTACCAGGCACACGGCGTGAGACGCCTCTGACACTAGATGTTACAGTGTAATCGTTACAGAAAATCAAACACATGTTCttttagaatttaattaaataatattcttatataAAATCGTTAATAATCGAGTGCAACACGAACGCAAGTGGCCGGGCAGACTGAAAGCGGCGGCTAGTCCTGGAGCGCCGCCGAGTCCGCCAGGTGGTCGCGCAGGGCAGCGTCCAGCGCCGCCACGAAGCGCGGCAGCGACGCGTCCCCGCGCACGTGCAGCGCGCGCGCCAGGAACGGCAGCCGCCGCAGCGCCCGCCCCGacaccgcccgcgccgccgccgccgccgccaccgcccACAGCGCCGCGCCCGGCCCGCCCGCCGGCGCCGCGCCGTCCGCGCGCGGCGCCGGCAGCGCCTCGCGCGGCGTCACCAGCCCGCGCATCATGAGCTGCACGCAGCAGCCGCGCAGGATCTCGTAGGCGGCGCGCGCCGAGGGCGGGCCCACGCGCCGCTTGATGTCGGCGCGGTCCACGAAGGCCACGTCGATGGCGCCCGTGACGTTGGAGGTGGTCAGCACGAGCGCGTTGGGCCGGCGCCGCAGCCGGTCCAGCTGCGTGAGCAGCGCGTTGACGGCGCGGATGGAGTCGGACGGCTCGAGGCCggagagcgcggcgcggcgcgcgtgCGCCAGCGACTCCACCTCGTCCACGAGCACGCAGGCCAGCAGGCGGGGGTCCGCCACGATCTCCTCGAGCCGCTCGAACAGGCGAGCCACGAGCTTGCCGCTCTCGGCGAACCACTTGGAGAAGAGCCCGTGCGCGTTTATCTCGACCAGGCGCACTCGCGGGAATCGCTCAGCGAGACGAATCGACAATTTTTGTGCAAGCGCTCGACATAAACTCGTCTTGCCAGTCCCGGGAGGCCCGTGCAGCAGCACTACTCGGTTCCAACCTATAATGTTCGGATCTACACCACGGTCAGCGAACTCGAATGCGGTCTCCACGAAACGCACTGTATCCTCTTTCAACTTTGTATCATAAATAAGGCTCTCCCAGAGTCCATGGAACTCTTGACTCGGTAATGCCCATACTTCTGCAGCAGCAAATTCTTCCCCTGTGCTAGAATCTGTCATTGTGTCAGTTTCTGCTCCAAAAGTGTCTAATTTGTAAATATGATATACAAGTACTGCTTCTGACGCTATTACTTCGGTATCATTATCAATATCGCAAACGGTTATCATTTGCACATGCTCTTTTAAATCGTGGTATTCACCTAGATCTGATTCACTTAGGATGGCACCAGGACATAAGGACACCAAATTCATCAGAAAGGGACGAACAAGTTCTTTAATACCATCTTTATTAGCTCGGCTTTGAGATCTTTGGACAATTTCAATGTGTAGTACAGGCTTCAtgttcaaaaattatttaaaataaataataatcacaaATTAACAATAATCTTTCCTACAATCAAAAATAACCGACTTGTTCTTGTTCATACCACTACTGACATATGTATGTTATGATGACACATCATTGATTGACATTTCTAGTTCATTGTCTTTGATATTAAGGGTAGAGGTAAGAAGAAACTCCTTGGATTTGATGTTGAGAATATACTCCGCAAGttagttataattataaaatatttcctcgttcaagcaaacaaaatattcggctttatttataatttatacatttCGTGGTGTATAATGTATGTGCTCTTACCGTAATACTTGACGTTTctaattttattcttttattctGACATTGACAGCTGCTTGTTTGATGGAAGAAGTCGAAGTTGTATTGATTCTGAAATGTCTGTACAGGCGTTCGGCCAGAACAGCTTATAAATGAATTGAACCAAATTTTTAAAGCATGTTTCAAGTGTTATGTTAGGAGTATTAAAGAATCCAAGGATATAAATCTTAGAATAAAATCTTTAGCAGTGGCGCAGTGTGTGTGGATAGGGGTGCGACGTACAGACGGGCGAAGGGCGTGCGCCAGGTGGACTCGACGATAGGATGTGGTACTGGAGGGCCTAGGTCGCAGTCAGAGGCAGGCGAGCCGTGTGATGGCGGCCGACACCGCCGTGGCGGCTAGCCCCGAGGAGACGCTCGAGTCCCTGCTGCGCGAGGCCGAGGCGCTCAAACAGAAGTTGGAGGAGGAGCGCCAGAAGCTCAATGATGTGTCGCGTGAGTCCGCATGCGCTCCACCATGCCCCTGCCCTGCTCATCGTTCACTCTGCATTATGCTACACCCGTCTAGTAGCTCCTCAACTAATGGAGTTAACTGTTAATGTTATCAGTATGCCACATATCATAATTTGATTT encodes:
- the LOC124638210 gene encoding pachytene checkpoint protein 2 homolog, giving the protein MKPVLHIEIVQRSQSRANKDGIKELVRPFLMNLVSLCPGAILSESDLGEYHDLKEHVQMITVCDIDNDTEVIASEAVLVYHIYKLDTFGAETDTMTDSSTGEEFAAAEVWALPSQEFHGLWESLIYDTKLKEDTVRFVETAFEFADRGVDPNIIGWNRVVLLHGPPGTGKTSLCRALAQKLSIRLAERFPRVRLVEINAHGLFSKWFAESGKLVARLFERLEEIVADPRLLACVLVDEVESLAHARRAALSGLEPSDSIRAVNALLTQLDRLRRRPNALVLTTSNVTGAIDVAFVDRADIKRRVGPPSARAAYEILRGCCVQLMMRGLVTPREALPAPRADGAAPAGGPGAALWAVAAAAAARAVSGRALRRLPFLARALHVRGDASLPRFVAALDAALRDHLADSAALQD
- the LOC124638527 gene encoding transmembrane protein 209, with protein sequence MSVSPNSSLVQHTIELNYANSRRSTAIKWIIVNITIVLFFVFDLSRKCPGHTQALHYAELCAVAALSANVLQHARRLARPAPPPPPPARPARAAREPEPGAPLSPRRAWHTAPPAGSPDAAEPAARAPPDRFIADAAALAAYLREHEERSRAEPAAGGWAGGGATHYALSAATPAAADAAPAARAPHVWRRLHLDPQRLEQWNLNLRLWLHVTILQRLVRELDAADAALAAAGLEARVGGASAERLRAAAAAHAQLQSLPQLLAYLEPFADQRYVVQRIRELAQGGCLSAYRWSGGGGDWDDAKPCDAELLLHLLATYLDAQLPGGARARPFSAAHLSAAPAPPPRGPSALALHRLAARPPHWALALGDELVEPARGRNNLLHALLLFLAAAARADPPALRRLHLGRAGLNMLWIIGR